A genome region from Strigops habroptila isolate Jane chromosome 12, bStrHab1.2.pri, whole genome shotgun sequence includes the following:
- the EIF3I gene encoding eukaryotic translation initiation factor 3 subunit I produces the protein MVTATYFRPSHPLIRKRSQPLSSCRAAAMKPILLQGHERSITQIKYNREGDLLFTVAKDPIVNVWYSVNGERLGTYNGHTGAVWCVDADWDTRHVLTGSADNSCRLWDCETGKQLALVKTSSAVRTCGFDFGGNIIMFSTDKQMGYQCFVSFFDLRDPSQIENNEPYMKIPCSDSKITSAVWGPLGEFIIAGHESGELNQFSAKSGEQLSNIKEHTKQINDIQTSRDMTMFITASKDNTAKLFDCTSLEHLKTFRTERPVNSAALSPIFDHVVLGGGQEAMDVTTTSTRIGKFEARFFHLAFEEEFGRVKGHFGPINSVAFHPDGKSYSSGGEDGYVRIHYFDPQYFEFEFEA, from the exons ATGGTAACGGCGACGTATTTCCGCCCCTCGCACCCTCTGATCCGGAAGCGATCGCAGCCGCTCTCTAGCTGCCGCGCTGCCGCCATG aaacCGATCCTGCTGCAGGGCCATGAGCGCTCCATCACGCAGATCAAGTACAACCGGGAGGGAGACCTGCTCTTCACCGTGGCCAAGGACCCC aTTGTCAACGTGTGGTATTCAGTGAATGGAGAGCGGCTTGGCACATACAATGGCCATACAGGAGCTGTCTGGTGCGTGGATGCAGACT GGGACACACGACACGTGCTCACTGGCTCTGCAGATAACAGCTGTCGGCTTTGGGACTGTGAAACAG GAAAGCAGCTCGCCCTGGTGAAgaccagctctgcagtgaggacATGTGGCTTTGACTTTGGAGGAAACATCATCATGTTTTCCACAGACAAGCAGATGGGATATCAGTGTTTTGTGAGCTTCTTTGATCTCCGGGACCCCAGCCAGATCG AGAACAACGAGCCTTACATGAAAATCCCCTGCAGTGACTCTAAAATCACTAGTGCTGTGTGGGGCCCTCTGGGAGAGTTCATCATCGCAGGACACGAGAGCGGCGAGCTGAACCAGTTCAGTGCCAAG TCAGGGGAGCAGCTTTCAAACATCAAGGAGCACACCAAGCAAATCAATGATATTCAGACCTCCAGGGACATGACCATGTTCATCACTGCCTCCAAGGACAACACAGCCAAG CTCTTTGATTGCACATCACTTGAGCATCTTAAGACATTCCGGACGGAACGACCAGTGAACTCTGCTGCACTTTCCCCCATTTTTGACCAC GTGGTGCTTGGTGGTGGGCAGGAGGCCATGGATGTGACCACAACCTCCACCAGGATTGGCAAATTCGAGGCGAG gTTCTTCCACTTGGCTTTTGAAGAAGAGTTTGGCAGAGTGAAGGGTCACTTTGGTCCCATAAACAGCGTTGCGTTTCACCCCGATGGGAAGAG TTACAGCAGTGGGGGTGAGGATGGATACGTTCGCATCCATTACTTCGATCCCCAGTACTTTGAGTTTGAATTTGAAGCTTAA